ttgccatgtttaatgaactgcagttgccatgtttactcaactgcagttgccatgtttaatgagCTGTAGTTGCCATGTTTGAACGAATTGTAATTCCATTGGCCACAACAAACAAAAGGTGCTACAAAAAACTTCACACAAGAGTTTAACAAAAACCACACAAAACTTGCAGATTCGAGGAAGAAATAAAGCGTGCCAGCATGTACACGGCTTTCCAGGTGGACGAACATACATTCAAGGTGTGTTCTATCATGGGCATGTCGGATTCAGAACCTGAAGACCCAGACAAGGGAAGGAACTACTTTGTGAAGGCATCGATAAGCGAAGGCGAATACTATTGCCAATGCTGCAAATTCGAACGGGACGGGATTGTGTGTTGTCACATTCTAAAAGTAATGGACTTGAACGCGGTGACACGAATGCCCCGCCATTTCATAAGGCGGCGATGGACTTGGGACGCTGACGACGCATTGGCGCCGCAAACATCAAACGCAGTTTCGGCCGTGCATGACGAGAGACCAGAGTCAACCATGGAAGCCGTGAGGCACGTTGTGTTGACAAAGAACTATGCTGAACTAATTGATGAAGCGTGCAAGAGTGATGAGACAGCAAGGGTCGCAGAAAAACACAGGAAGGCCCTCAAAAGAGAGCTTGATGAGATCAAGAAGAGGAAAGCTGAGGAAGCCTTACACAGGTTCCCCCGCACATCAAGTGTGCCTTCGTCCACAGGGCCATCATCTGAAAACTCGGAGGTAGGATCTGGAACAGCAAGCACACAAACACAGGTTAGGAACCCGCCCCGTTCCATCACAAAAGGGCGTCCAAAAGAGATAAGATACAAATCGGGATTGGAGATTCAAGAAAAACACAAGAAACCAAAGAAAGGGACGGGCAATCTGTAAACAACATTGGAGCACTTTGTCTTGGTCCATGGTGACATTTTTTCTAATCTAGATGTTCTAAATTTTGTAAAAACTAGAGAATGACTCTTCAGGTGCATCAGAATCTGAAGTAAAAATGCCATGAAGGAATAGCTGCAGTTGCCACGTGTATGGCACTGAATTTGCCATGTTACTTGAACTGAATCTGCCATGCAATTTCTACTGAATCTGCCATACCATTTCTACTGAATCTGCCATGCCATTTCTACTgaatttgccatgttatttttactgaatttgccatgttattttTTACTGAATCTGCCATGTTAGTTCTACTGAACATGCCATGTTAGTTGTACTGAATCTTCACCGCGTAGATTTCCATGTCCAGTCAGCGCATTTTAGTCACGCATATTGTATTGTGGTGCAAACTATGGGAAACAAGCTGAAACGGTCTCGTGCAGCAACCGCACAGGTTATTGCTCCGTGATCAAACTACCATGCTAGCCGGTACAGTTAGCAGTGCAAAAAACCCAAAAAGCCAAACAAGAAAGAACGATAACTTTCACTAACCATGACTGATCAACTACATTTGCCATGTTTTCAGACATCAAGGACGCATTCAAAACACCATGCTGGTACTACCAACCCACAAGCACATAATAATACTGAAAACACATAAACGTATCTGCTGTCAAACCTAAGTAGGTTCACATCCACACATATATTACAAACTATTCAAATGTCACTCACACGCCACCACTGTATACTAGGCTACGGGGAGATGCAGTCATAGCATATTACACGGACATAGTTTTGAAAAAACAAGATAATACCTTACATTCCTCGGCAACAGAATGTAAGGTAGGCGTTCGGTCAGGAGCACCACGTGATCACTTGTacttcttggcggctttcttcatAGCTTCCTCTATGAACTCACGTGTGTTGGACCGCATGTTGAAATCTTCATTCATCAACCAGTTCCATGTGTAAATTTTGCGGAGCTCGACGACCATTGCAGCTGTGACGACAGGAACCCGTCGACCTTCCCACTTTGCAAGGTATTCCAACGTGTGGAAGCCGCAATCGTGCCTAAACAAGAAAAGAGTCAGGTTAACTCACAAGAACATATAGAAAAAATCATAAACTTCAATTCAGAGGTGACAAAAAAGAGAGGGTGAGCATTGGTTTGGAGGACACATGAAGAAAAGATGGGAAAATACCGGTTTCCTTGCTCCGTAGTCGCCACGTACTCAATTGGAAAATGTCTGATCTGGACCTTTGAGTTTTCATAGTGACGGTTCCATGTCTCtttgaggttgttgatgaagtattCAACATGCGTAGTAAGGTCTGCATCAGCTTCTGAACGCATTGAATCAAGCACCTCAAAACGTTGGTTCTTCAGGTCAAGGCAGATCGCATAGTGGTGACCACACTTGTCGTGTGGGTCGTGTGGTGCAAGCTCCTGGAACATGGGGAACAAGACCTGCAAACAAAAAATGAAGGAAAGAAAAGAAGCAGAGCTCACATTAAGAACAGAAATGATGTAGTTGGGAAAATGACATGTAAAGATATCACCGGTTACACTAACAGGCACATGAGTGACTACGAAAGCATCAAGGGTCCAAGAAAAGTGGACCAACGTATAATGTTTAGTTGTAGTGGGTAATTAAAAGAAGTTGCCGTCCATGTATGAACAAAGTTGCCATGTATTTTAGTTTGAAGTTGCCACATAGGTTGTATTAGGAAAGCAAATCAGAAGTCATTTTACATGGCAGCTGTTGCCACATGAAACAGCTGTCACAAAACAGGGTGTAGCCCACATCTGAAGCATAGCTACTGGCAAAAAAATAACATGGGAGGAAAAAATGCGCAAAAAAGGAAGGAGTACTCACACATTTCTTCATTGTGAGCTTGAAATCACCATGCGCAGCAAAATGCTTCCTCAGGATTTTGTGGTGGAAGTCACCATCCCATATTTTGCACGTCACAGTGTACTACATGATTGTTTTGTCGGGAGACATATCCATATGCCTGTTGATGAAGTCAATCCCACATGCAACTACATTCTTCGACATTTTACCGAGTGGCCTCACAGACTCGGCAAGATCACCCAGGTCAATGTACGTCGCATCACATTGTATGATCTTGGTTCTGTCCAAACATGAGCTGTATGAAAATGATATAACATGAAAGAATCATGTCTACTAAGTGAAAAAAGAAATAAAACGTAAACGGAGCATATCTAGAAATATCAAAAGGATGAATAGTAAAAAGAGCAAAGCAAATGAGAGGTTTATGTGGGTGTGGTCATTACGCTTTCAGCTCC
The sequence above is a segment of the Aegilops tauschii subsp. strangulata cultivar AL8/78 chromosome 6, Aet v6.0, whole genome shotgun sequence genome. Coding sequences within it:
- the LOC141026125 gene encoding protein FAR1-RELATED SEQUENCE 5-like; this translates as MYWVPAYFMQCFFPFLQTTQRSEGFNAVLKRYVSPGNSLLQFAKQYTALQQKILGSELQQEANTALKQPKLLTYLPMERQMSKIYTNMIFNKFEEEIKRASMYTAFQVDEHTFKVCSIMGMSDSEPEDPDKGRNYFVKASISEGEYYCQCCKFERDGIVCCHILKVMDLNAVTRMPRHFIRRRWTWDADDALAPQTSNAVSAVHDERPESTMEAVRHVVLTKNYAELIDEACKSDETARVAEKHRKALKRELDEIKKRKAEEALHRFPRTSSVPSSTGPSSENSEVGSGTASTQTQVRNPPRSITKGRPKEIRYKSGLEIQEKHKKPKKGTGNL